A portion of the Corticium candelabrum chromosome 5, ooCorCand1.1, whole genome shotgun sequence genome contains these proteins:
- the LOC134180111 gene encoding protein enabled homolog: MSQEFSIVHAKASVMIYDDKMKKWVPSGGMNGFAKVHIYQHSTNGTFRIVGRLLQDHSVVINTALVKGLRYNVATPTFHQWRDQRQVYGLNFAAKAEAEEFGKAASAALEQLASGQVAPPPQVTGNLERNQREREEIDRKQREVDEQRRREVEMVKQRQEEMRQREDEQRRLEIEAEQKRQEELRRQREAEEKARQERIERERIERQRQVEVERALEQERELEKLQREMEQQEADLARQAQLLQENSMAQQVAQVERRSNRGAPPPAPQRMSSVPPEDQVQRELSPPATAPPPPPPAGPPIPPAGPPPPPALPIVNVQSRTSASTGGSSLGAALAGVQLKSQSDSAPGSTSGGGSLSVMDEMAAKLAKRRAKDSNALSQDVADSSARQTSPRPAASSQAGDSDLSALLAKRRLASERETPGDTNTTPAETSAPSGIASQKLGPGTFPKPGGKPKQGKTEETTEKLSSDQLQRFKSELLSEFRKELEAFKSDIVSAVRREISNALNK; the protein is encoded by the exons ATGAG TCAAGAGTTCAGTATCGTACACGCCAAAGCATCCGTCATGATTTACGACGACAAGATGAAGAAATGGGTGCCGTCTGGCGGCATGAACGGCTTTGCTAAAGTTCACATCTATCAGCATTCCACTAACGGCACGTTCAGGATTGTTGGCCGTCTGCTACAGGATCACTCG GTTGTCATCAACACGGCATTGGTGAAAGGCTTACGATACAATGTAGCAACACCGACATTTCACCAGTGGCGTGACCAACGGCAGGTCTATGGTCTCAACTTTGCTGCTAAGGCAGAGGCGGAGGAGTTTGGTAAAGCGGCTTCGGCAGCTTTAGAGCAACTAGCTTCTGGTCAAGTGGCTCCTCCACCTCAAGTGACTGGAAATCTGGAGAGGAaccagagagagagagaagaaatCGACAGGAAACAGAGAGAGGTGGACGAGCAGAGACGACGAGAAGTTGAAATGGTAAAACAGAGACAAGAAGAGatgagacaaagagaagaCGAGCAAAGGAGGTTGGAGATTGAGGCGGAGCAGAAGAGACAGGAAGAGCTACGTAGACAACGTGAAGCAGAAGAAAAAGCAAGACAGGAGAGAATAGAAAGAGAACGAatagagagacaaagacag gTTGAGGTAGAAAGAGCACTAGAACAGGAACGGGAGCTAGAGAAATTACAACGTGAAATGGAACAGCAAGAAGCAGATTTGGCACGGCAGGCACAATTGCTCCAAGAAAACTCGATGGCTCAGCAGGTAGCACAAGTTGAACGAAGATCAAATAGAGGAGCTCCACCTCCTGCACCTCAGAGAATGTCATCTGTTCCTCCTGAAGATCAAGTTCAACGAGAGTTGTCTCCGCCTGCTACT gctcctcctcctcctccaccAGCAGGTCCTCCAATTCCACCGGCTGgacctccaccaccaccagctTTACCAATAGTTAATGTGCAGTCACGAACATCAG CATCTACAGGGGGTTCATCTCTTGGTGCTGCATTAGCAGGTGTTCAACTCAAATCACAA AGTGATAGTGCACCTGGATCCACTTCTGGTGGTGGTTCCTTGAGTGTTATGGATGAAATGGCAGCAAAACTCGCTAAACG AAGAGCAAAGGATAGCAATGCACTATCTCAAGAT gttgctgacagttctgctAGGCAAACAAGCCCTCGACCTGCTGCATCTTCACAAGCAGGAGATTCAG ATTTGTCTGCTCTTCTGGCTAAACGTCGTTTGGCTTCTGAGAGGGAGACTCCTGGTGATACAAATACAACTCCTGCTGAAACTTCTGCACCTTCTGGCATTGCTTCTCAGAAACTCGGACCTGGAACTTTTCCTAAACCAGGAGG GAAGCCAAAGCAAGGTAAAACAGAAGAGACCACAGAAAAATTGTCATCAGACCAGCTGCAACGTTTCAAATCA GAGTTGTTGAGCGAATTTAGGAAAGAGCTAGAGGCTTTCAAGTCTGATATTGTATCAG CTGTGCGGCGTGAAATTTCTAATGCACTGAACAAGTAA
- the LOC134180199 gene encoding ATP synthase subunit C lysine N-methyltransferase-like yields MTTSQNEQTERPKTRGYGGLVTLGIVGSAAVAINVLAVPFLTPAVRKLGIPYVPATHRQLVCILSRLKKNSKRQHSSMVDLGSGDGRIVIAAAKRGFQAMGIELNLWLVLFSRARAILQGVSHLATFKRQDMWKADLSKFDNVVVFGVDEVMGLMEEKVKSDVCPGTRVIVSRFRLPNTNHKEQIETGSGTVWVYEL; encoded by the coding sequence ATGACAACAAGTCAAAACGAGCAGACTGAAAGACCGAAAACGAGAGGATATGGCGGATTAGTGACACTGGGGATTGTTGGAAGCGCCGCTGTAGCTATTAATGTGCTCGCTGTCCCATTTCTGACACCAGCAGTCAGAAAGCTAGGAATACCCTACGTCCCtgccacacacagacaactgGTATGCATTCTATCTCGTCTGAAGAAAAACAGTAAGCGGCAACACTCTTCAATGGTAGACCTTGGCAGTGGTGATGGTCGAATCGtaattgctgctgcaaagagagGATTCCAGGCGATGGGCATTGAATTGAACTTGTGGTTGGTGTTATTTTCACGAGCCAGAGCGATCTTACAAGGCGTTAGTCATCTGGCAACGTTTAAAAGACAAGATATGTGGAAGGCTGATTTGTCTAAGTTTGACAATGTTGTGGTGTTTGGAGTTGATGAGGTTATGGGTCTGATGGAGGAGAAAGTTAAGTCTGATGTATGTCCAGGCACTAGAGTCATTGTGTCTCGCTTTAGACTTCCAAATACTAATCACAAGGAGCAGATAGAGACTGGCAGTGGAACTGTGTGGGTTTATGAGTTGTAG